A region from the Halobacillus mangrovi genome encodes:
- a CDS encoding DNA-directed RNA polymerase subunit beta, translating to MATDPNSKRKNLTREQKRKALDEATKPKEAKSNTTKIKQPKEEKEKVSKEERPKKARRRILPIWLRIIIVLLLSALALVLGLMVGYGVLGDGKPTDALNWETWQHIWDIVTKTE from the coding sequence ATGGCAACAGATCCTAATTCTAAAAGAAAGAATCTGACAAGAGAACAAAAGCGAAAAGCTTTGGACGAAGCAACGAAGCCGAAGGAAGCCAAGTCTAATACAACAAAGATCAAGCAGCCTAAAGAGGAAAAAGAAAAGGTTTCAAAAGAGGAACGTCCTAAGAAAGCCCGTAGACGGATTCTCCCTATTTGGCTACGCATCATTATTGTCCTTCTTCTTAGTGCACTTGCTTTAGTGTTAGGATTAATGGTTGGTTATGGTGTGCTTGGTGACGGCAAGCCTACAGATGCACTGAATTGGGAGACCTGGCAGCACATATGGGATATTGTCACCAAAACAGAATAA
- a CDS encoding FAD-dependent oxidoreductase codes for MKTDVFIAGGGVGGLTLAAKLASRGVHVTIAEQLKKESPVYKGELLQPKTLAILERLGVINEIEGCGHPIDQLRFQEINRIPESPPEEVNLTELNYSRVASRYDHALMVPHETTKSILRKKGASYDQYFHYFPGARFLGFENGMAKIKQKKEITYIEAKVYIGAEGRSSPTRDAMNVQVERKDYNHHFLTVTIPRPEDFTKGKIITTSSCFLGLFPLPDNEVRTVFLIKAGEYKNIKEKGLEYLYRAYSELEPELTEGVRSLKEWKKVQLMIPFTYHVDHYYSGNLAIIGDAAHTVHPMAGEGMNLAVQDADVLGELLAWCKEEGKPYHEYLHYYEDVRKPRVEFLLQLSHLSALVYSFRNEWWRKLRMNAVQRILDDDQLHVKQMLNISGLGRWDFTLIDRAVQGGVLPARKKQISAETQRNFLFSEAEDYPWKERYRKDGSHE; via the coding sequence ATGAAGACGGACGTTTTTATTGCTGGGGGCGGTGTAGGTGGTTTAACTTTAGCGGCTAAACTTGCCAGTCGCGGTGTCCATGTGACTATAGCGGAGCAGCTAAAAAAAGAATCCCCCGTTTACAAAGGCGAGCTCTTACAACCTAAAACACTAGCGATTCTTGAGCGTCTCGGTGTGATTAATGAGATCGAAGGCTGTGGTCATCCCATTGATCAGTTACGATTTCAAGAAATAAACCGAATCCCTGAAAGTCCTCCAGAAGAAGTTAATCTGACTGAATTGAATTATAGTCGAGTAGCCAGCCGTTACGATCATGCCTTGATGGTGCCTCATGAAACAACAAAGTCGATCTTAAGAAAAAAAGGGGCATCCTACGACCAGTATTTTCATTATTTCCCAGGCGCCAGATTTTTAGGGTTTGAAAATGGCATGGCGAAAATCAAACAAAAAAAAGAGATTACTTATATCGAAGCAAAGGTCTATATTGGAGCCGAAGGCCGCAGTTCTCCTACTAGAGACGCAATGAATGTACAAGTAGAAAGAAAGGATTATAATCACCATTTTTTAACCGTCACCATACCAAGACCTGAAGACTTTACTAAGGGAAAAATCATTACGACCTCGAGTTGTTTTCTCGGCCTTTTCCCTCTCCCAGATAATGAAGTGCGGACGGTATTTCTAATTAAAGCTGGTGAGTACAAAAACATTAAGGAAAAAGGACTGGAATACTTATACCGTGCTTATAGTGAGTTGGAACCAGAGCTGACAGAAGGTGTTCGCAGCCTAAAGGAATGGAAAAAAGTTCAGTTAATGATTCCTTTTACTTATCACGTTGATCATTATTATTCAGGTAATCTAGCAATTATAGGTGATGCGGCTCATACGGTACATCCTATGGCAGGAGAAGGCATGAATTTAGCTGTTCAGGATGCTGACGTGTTGGGAGAGTTGCTTGCATGGTGCAAAGAAGAAGGAAAGCCTTATCATGAGTATCTTCACTATTATGAAGACGTTCGCAAGCCGCGTGTAGAATTTTTGCTTCAGCTTAGTCATTTATCTGCACTCGTTTATTCTTTTAGAAATGAATGGTGGAGGAAGCTTCGGATGAATGCTGTGCAGCGCATATTGGACGATGATCAGCTACATGTGAAACAGATGTTAAATATTTCTGGTTTAGGTCGCTGGGACTTCACTCTGATCGATAGAGCTGTTCAAGGGGGAGTGCTTCCCGCCAGAAAAAAACAAATCTCTGCTGAAACCCAGAGAAATTTCTTATTCTCTGAAGCAGAAGACTATCCCTGGAAAGAACGATATAGAAAGGATGGGTCACATGAATGA
- a CDS encoding class I SAM-dependent methyltransferase, which produces MNEWVTAMQARKWMKKNESFLPSWHAYVGSELGLFSEFESARTVEAVSEKTGYPYDLLASWVKVGVAVKHLKKRPNSRYRTSKRRCASLMGKDDSPGVKALLKEMMELHLPTMLKYPEIMRSQERALFDHELHGGVVAETSALLEHFAIKKIKKMIRDRNVETIIDLGCGHGGYLRKLALEFPEIQMIGVDLNNKVIERARELSEGFSNIEYVVGDISEWKPKDDHKADVVLLHNIFHYIHPEARHQLLDHIHQYVSKRGLVSVITPINETEHGEAFSSAFNSFFVAHSNLFALPNKKELQEISEHCQFDMFDLDPIVKEGSWYTFWLSPSAPVKEMRHTKMAGSSEQTIASQQKEYIRSS; this is translated from the coding sequence ATGAATGAATGGGTAACGGCGATGCAGGCGAGGAAGTGGATGAAGAAAAATGAGTCTTTTTTACCTAGCTGGCATGCTTATGTAGGCTCAGAACTTGGTTTATTCAGTGAATTCGAGAGTGCCAGAACTGTAGAAGCTGTCAGTGAGAAGACAGGTTATCCTTATGATCTGCTCGCTTCCTGGGTAAAAGTAGGGGTGGCTGTGAAACATTTGAAAAAAAGACCGAACAGCAGATACCGGACTTCTAAAAGGCGCTGTGCCTCTCTAATGGGTAAGGATGACTCTCCAGGAGTAAAAGCCCTCTTAAAAGAAATGATGGAGCTTCATCTGCCGACGATGCTAAAGTACCCTGAAATTATGAGATCACAGGAAAGGGCGTTATTCGATCACGAATTACACGGTGGAGTAGTGGCAGAAACATCTGCATTACTTGAACATTTTGCCATTAAGAAAATTAAAAAGATGATCCGAGACCGCAATGTAGAAACAATAATCGATTTGGGGTGCGGTCATGGAGGATATTTAAGAAAGCTTGCGTTAGAATTCCCTGAAATCCAGATGATTGGTGTGGATTTGAACAATAAAGTAATTGAAAGAGCGAGAGAGCTGTCTGAGGGCTTTTCAAACATTGAGTATGTAGTTGGTGACATTAGTGAATGGAAGCCTAAGGACGACCACAAAGCGGATGTTGTACTGCTTCACAACATATTCCACTATATCCATCCTGAGGCCCGACATCAACTTTTGGATCACATCCATCAATATGTGAGCAAAAGGGGGCTGGTTTCTGTCATTACTCCTATCAATGAAACAGAACATGGGGAAGCTTTCTCATCAGCTTTTAATAGCTTCTTTGTAGCCCATTCAAACCTTTTTGCTTTGCCAAATAAAAAAGAGCTTCAGGAAATCTCTGAGCACTGCCAATTCGATATGTTTGATTTAGACCCTATTGTCAAGGAAGGATCCTGGTACACATTCTGGCTGAGCCCAAGTGCTCCAGTCAAAGAAATGAGACATACAAAAATGGCTGGAAGTTCTGAACAGACGATTGCTTCTCAGCAAAAGGAATACATCAGATCCTCTTAA
- a CDS encoding lmo0937 family membrane protein → MIWTILIVLLVLWLLGIIGGIAGNLIHLLLVIALIVLIVKLVNGRGH, encoded by the coding sequence ATGATCTGGACTATTTTGATTGTCCTGCTGGTATTGTGGCTGCTTGGTATAATCGGAGGAATCGCCGGAAACTTGATACATTTACTGCTCGTCATTGCTTTGATCGTCCTTATCGTTAAACTTGTAAATGGCCGTGGACACTAG
- the fabZ gene encoding 3-hydroxyacyl-ACP dehydratase FabZ, with product MLDIEEIKKVIPHRYPFLLIDQVEEVVEGERAVGYKNVTVNEPFFQGHFPDYPVMPGVLITEALAQIGAVAMLKKEENQGKLAFFTGIDKCRFKRQVKPGDRLKLEVEIVRLKGPMGKGKAKATVDGEVACEAEIMFALK from the coding sequence ATGTTAGATATTGAAGAGATTAAAAAAGTCATTCCGCACCGCTATCCGTTTCTTCTGATTGATCAAGTGGAAGAAGTAGTAGAAGGAGAACGAGCTGTCGGATATAAAAATGTAACGGTGAATGAGCCATTTTTCCAGGGACATTTTCCAGACTACCCGGTTATGCCAGGAGTATTAATTACAGAAGCTCTTGCTCAAATTGGAGCGGTAGCAATGCTTAAGAAAGAGGAAAACCAGGGTAAACTAGCCTTCTTTACGGGGATCGACAAATGCCGCTTCAAGCGTCAAGTCAAACCTGGTGACAGGTTGAAGCTGGAAGTAGAAATCGTCCGCCTTAAAGGACCGATGGGTAAAGGAAAAGCAAAAGCCACTGTTGATGGGGAAGTTGCATGCGAAGCGGAAATTATGTTCGCATTGAAATAA